The following are encoded in a window of Fulvia fulva chromosome 7, complete sequence genomic DNA:
- a CDS encoding Septation protein imp2, which produces MPGREGSDGPTVSLSFANNFWGKDDAGVGPLLERMHNAKTTSDELKAFYSARADIEADYAKRLLNLARKPLGSSEAGTLRMSLDVVRGEVESMGKAHSQIAAQMKSELEEPLIAFTGGIKERRKIVQNGVEKLLKTKNQQTAVVNKTRDRFEQDCLKIKGYLAQGHMVMGQEERKNKSKLEKTQIQMSSDSTEYEAAVKLLEETTGRWNREWKAACDKFQDLEEERLDYFKSSLWSFANIASTVCVSDDQSCEKMRLSLEDCEVEKDISTFIQDQGTGQEIPDPPKYINFCRGDLDDIISNHESDNGDYSVAQFQRTINPTFRSSSPQPSTFESHNDPDSNLREEMGIPKNRTTSLQADDSFMAQARSSHGSHASAAPPPLAPSQASVQSNPYAVPYADAPTIPHNPYPTDGMTQFCRPAAPSERSSNPSPMRPASSGSIEHSDYSAPTSFTSADPMSGSASPTKGYMGSDLSGISSMSGASAMSAGPPEDKQVQKKKSGFFNSPFRRRSQKSKDNIQSQSGAPTPTARNTWTPATARKAESAATSPVKPFGTHSRANTWNKQPSVSPDPDVDPRADYQLGIGNNVFEVDSPASRRKPAARNGPGPEEDPIAAALAELKGVAKHASVRQSADRHYGMSTPAPGTGRDVMPGAVPLPFANNGARGTPPPAYDPPVSRLGAPQPAHTKREMQKTTEQYVGQKRNMFNSQPPRPGSSMGRPPSRGEPPRAASPQPPRATSPRHFHAGDQRQQPMRASSRNPYGGEPRQQPYRAASPNPYGGAPAASRPRAESSSPVKPAAAYGNYGSRGGSPGSQVPRATSPNPAYSRPAAGANSRPPSSRGSEYATGGAMVLAPASPAQDPYGSQRGGRPQSQYHPNDNTQVSSRVRSQSQGMQRQVTKDGRPILHYARAMYMYQAAIPEELSFTKGDILAVTRHQDDGWWEAEVVGKNSPLGLVPSNYLKSC; this is translated from the exons ATGCCTGGCAGGGAGGGCTCTGACGGGCCTACCGTCTCACTCTCAT TCGCAAACAACTTCTGGGGCAAAGATGACGCTGGCGTCGGTCCTCTCCTCGAGCGCATGCACAATGCCAAAACCACCAGCGACGAGCTCAAGGCCTTCTACTCCGCCCGCGCCGACATCGAGGCCGACTATGCGAAGAGGCTGCTCAACCTTGCGCGGAAGCCACTGGGATCCTCGGAAGCCGGCACCCTGCGCATGTCACTGGATGTCGTGCGAGGCGAAGTCGAATCAATGGGCAAGGCGCATTCACAGATCGCCGCCCAGATGAAGAGTGAGCTGGAGGAGCCGCTGATTGCCTTCACTGGCGGTATCAAAGAGCGGAGGAAGATTGTGCAGAACGGTGTCGAGAAGCTGCTCAAGACGAAGAACCAGCAGACGGCAGTCGTCAACAAGACTCGCGATCGTTTCGAGCAGGACTGCCTCAAGATCAAAGGATATCTCGCACAAGGCCACATGGTCATGGGTCAAGAAGAGCGCAAGAACAAGTCGAAGCTGGAGAAGACGCAGATTCAGATGTCGAGCGATAGCACCGAGTACGAGGCTGCCGTGAAGCTGCTGGAGGAAACGACCGGCAGATGGAACAGAGAATGGAAGGCGGCATGCGACAAGTTCCAGGATCTCGAGGAAGAACGACTCGACTACTTCAAGAGCAGTCTGTGGAGCTTTGCGAACATCGCATCCACAGTCTGCGTCAGCGACGATCAATCCTGTGAGAAGATGCGACTTTCACTCGAAGACTGCGAGGTCGAGAAGGACATCAGCACTTTCATCCAAGACCAGGGCACTGGACAAGAGATTCCAGACCCTCCGAAGTACATCAACTTCTGCCGTGGAGATCTGGACGACATTATCTCGAATCACGAATCTGATAATGGTGACTACTCTGTCGCACAGTTCCAGCGCACCATCAATCCAACCTTCCGAAGCTCCTCACCCCAGCCAAGCACGTTCGAGTCGCACAATGATCCGGACTCAAATCTACGAGAAGAGATGGGCATTCCCAAGAACAGGACGACTTCTCTGCAGGCTGACGATTCATTCATGGCTCAAGCGCGAAGCTCACATGGTAGTCACGCCAGCGCAGCGCCTCCACCTCTTGCACCAAGCCAAGCATCTGTCCAATCGAACCCTTACGCAGTTCCATACGCAGATGCTCCAACGATCCCACACAATCCATACCCTACCGATGGGATGACACAGTTTTGCAGACCTGCTGCGCCTTCGGAGAGGAGTTCCAACCCATCGCCTATGCGGCCAGCTAGTAGCGGGAGCATAGAGCACAGCGACTACTCGGCACCAACATCATTCACCAGTGCTGATCCCATGAGCGGATCTGCATCGCCCACGAAGGGATACATGGGCTCCGATCTCTCCGGTATCTCCAGCATGTCAGGTGCATCTGCAATGTCTGCAGGCCCGCCAGAAGACAAGCAGGTTCAAAAGAAGAAAAGTGGATTTTTCAACAGTCCTTTCCGTAGACGCAGTCAGAAGAGCAAAGACAACATCCAATCCCAGTCTGGCGCGCCCACGCCGACAGCACGCAACACCTGGACTCCTGCAACGGCTCGCAAAGCAGAAAGCGCTGCCACCAGTCCTGTCAAACCATTTGGAACTCACAGCCGGGCCAACACGTGGAACAAACAGCCTTCGGTCAGTCCAGATCCAGATGTTGACCCTCGTGCAGACTATCAGCTGGGCATTGGCAACAATGTTTTTGAAGTCGATTCGCCTGCTTCGCGCCGAAAGCCAGCCGCCAGGAACGGACCAGGCCCAGAGGAAGATCCCATTGCTGCTGCACTCGCAGAGCTGAAGGGTGTCGCGAAGCACGCTTCTGTTCGACAATCTGCCGATCGACATTATGGCATGTCTACTCCGGCACCGGGTACAGGTCGTGACGTTATGCCAGGCGCAGTGCCGTTGCCTTTCGCTAACAACGGGGCTCGTGGCACGCCACCGCCTGCATACGATCCTCCAGTGAGCAGACTTGGTGCACCACAACCAGCACACACCAAGCGTGAAATGCAGAAGACGACTGAACAGTACGTGGGACAGAAACGGAACATGTTCAACTCACAGCCTCCACGACCTGGCAGCAGCATGGGCAGACCTCCTTCCCGAGGAGAGCCACCTCGTGCTGCGTCTCCGCAGCCACCACGAGCGACGAGTCCAAGACATTTCCACGCTGGTGACCAGCGACAGCAGCCAATGCGTGCATCCTCGCGGAATCCCTACGGCGGCGAGCCGAGACAGCAACCTTATCGCGCAGCATCACCCAACCCATACGGCGGTGCACCTGCTGCAAGTAGACCTCGCGCTGAATCTTCAAGCCCGGTCAAGCCAGCTGCAGCTTACGGCAACTATGGCTCTCGAGGTGGTTCCCCAGGCTCCCAGGTTCCCCGTGCAACATCACCCAATCCAGCATACAGCCGTCCCGCAGCTGGAGCCAACAGCCGTCCACCAAGCAGTCGCGGCTCTGAGTATGCTACGGGTGGGGCTATGGTCTTGGCTCCAGCTTCACCTGCTCAGGATCCTTATGGCTCTCAGCGTGGCGGTCGACCTCAGAGCCAGTATCATCCGAACGATAACACTCAAGTCTCGTCTCGCGTCAGAAGTCAGAGTCAAGGCATGCAAAGACAAGTCACGAAGGACGGAAGACCGATCTTGCACTACG
- a CDS encoding E3 ubiquitin-protein ligase RNF19B — MAAMLREGCSQCCPCGVPMCWATAPVQSRGSLAQNQCRHHPAPFDIRGQAELQYHCIPSTLLKPRVLKHSLFETVVHQSQPFLPSDMEHSAQPQTLKRSNAINGKLHKEKVNSVASGEWAAGNIKLSKALTLARKQDEKEEKRQEKMLGNMSRQNSFEPSISDNASADMIFQALPMSSYATTLSKKTNSVGWSRTGASGSAVAKAHVGTKTKRWGIFGRKKEDSHRPVDNFTKRDGSDRERRTYAITRSAGLMAGALLDMAESEDESVKRTHKVGCGWDVQAQPTCTARHSAVEDSVEESLAEVADENARLLDQLSQAVEPEHSQMQSGCRDYTQPRRDGRHFRRDPKPAWPDSSKAENGRRFHSLSIGDVDWSKLDTDRQLRELLQQLDEDRQSDASPADSGIDMDNDDRPFDKGKARAVSVCSSDTYHSFISYDEASTADQEAIRYSEDVELHRKDALAEVLELHYRKVLQEHEDARRAKQLQEEERIARALQEEEARIAAELASRRVCVCCGDEKHVLAFPAKAPTPDCSHISTTCIACMHTWLSSELSSKGCESLKCPECPSILDYDAIQLLSSPATFTKYEQLLLRNTLSSLPEFAWCLSPTCKSGQLNIQNGNYMECDTLLGGCGYQQCLHHRTPWHTGETYTAYDHRVSGAKAREDEAATQAILDDISKKCPGKRCGWRIQKSEGCDHMTCKKCKWQFCWECLASHREMKREGNTAHERWCKFHSKNLGVGGAVVVSWPFNAHA, encoded by the exons ATGGCGGCTATGCTGCGGGAGGGCTGTTCCCAGTGTTGCCCGTGCGGTGTGCCTATGTGCTGGGCCACTGCGCCTGTTCAGAGTCGTGGTTCACTTGCACAGAATCAATGCCGACATCATCCTGCTCCATTCGACATACGTGGGCAAGCTGAGTTGCAGTACCACTGTATACCTAGTACGCTTCTCAAACCCAGGGTATTGAAGCACTCATTGTTCGAGACGGTGGTCCACCAAAGCCAGCCCTTTCTGCCATCGGACATGGAGCATTCGGCACAACCACAAACATTGAAACGATCGAACGCTATCAAcgggaagttgcacaaagAGAAAGTCAACTCTGTCGCCAGCGGCGAGTGGGCTGCTGGCAACATCAAGTTGTCAAAAGCTCTAACGCTTGCTCGCAAGCAAGACGAGAAGGAAGAGAAGAG ACAAGAGAAGATGCTGGGGAACATGTCCCGCCAGAACTCTTTCGAGCCAAGCATTTCCGACAATGCATCTGCAGATATGATCTTTCAGGCTCTACCCATGAGCTCATACGCCACCACCCTGTCGAAGAAGACTAATTCGGTAGGCTGGTCACGAACGGGTGCGTCGGGATCAGCGGTGGCCAAGGCTCACGTAGGGACGAAGACCAAGCGCTGGGGCATTTTTGGACGCAAGAAGGAAGACAGCCACCGGCCGGTCGACAACTTCACCAAGCGGGATGGAAGCGATAGGGAACGACGAACGTATGCAATCACTCGATCGGCCGGATTGATGGCCGGTGCGCTCCTCGACATGGCCGAGTCTGAAGATGAGTCAGTAAAGAGGACCCATAAAGTCGGATGTGGGTGGGATGTTCAAGCACAGCCGACTTGTACAGCACGACACTCAGCTGTTGAAGACAGTGTTGAGGAGAGCCTTGCCGAAGTAGCAGACGAAAATGCAAGACTGTTGGACCAGCTGTCGCAAGCGGTAGAGCCCGAGCATTCGCAGATGCAATCGGGATGCCGTGACTACACCCAACCCAGAAGAGACGGGCGTCACTTCAGGCGTGACCCCAAGCCGGCATGGCCAGATTCATCAAAGGCAGAGAACGGGCGGAGATTCCATTCCCTATCGATCGGCGACGTCGACTGGAGTAAACTCGATACCGACCGTCAACTACGAGAGCTGCTACAGCAGTTAGATGAAGATCGACAGAGCGATGCAAGTCCGGCAGATAGCGGCATAGACATGGACAACGACGACCGGCCGTTTGACAAGGGCAAAGCTCGTGCCGTATCAGTCTGTTCCAGTGACACGTACCACTCATTCATTAGCTATGACGAAGCCAGCACTGCGGACCAGGAAGCGATCCGCTACTCAGAAGATGTAGAGCTTCATAGAAAAGATGCACTCGCCGAAGTCCTGGAACTTCACTATCGGAAAGTTCTCCAGGAGCATGAAGATGCAAGACGCGCAAAGCAGCTTCAGGAGGAAGAAAGGATAGCAAGAGCACTGCAAGAAGAGGAAGCTCGAATCGCAGCAGAACTCGCCAGCCGCCGAGTATGCGTCTGTTGCGGTGATGAAAAGCACGTCCTCGCCTTCCCAGCGAAAGCCCCCACCCCCGACTGCTCACACATCTCCACCACCTGCATAGCCTGCATGCACACTTGGCTCTCCTCCGAACTCTCCTCCAAAGGCTGCGAAAGCCTCAAATGCCCCGAATGCCCCTCCATCCTCGACTACGACGCAATCCAGCTCCTTTCCTCACCGGCCACCTTCACCAAGTACGAGCAATTACTCCTCCGCAATACCCTCTCCTCCCTCCCCGAATTCGCCTGGTGCCTCTCCCCAACCTGCAAATCCGGCCAACTCAATATCCAAAACGGCAATTACATGGAATGCGACACGCTCCTTGGCGGCTGCGGCTATCAGCAATGTCTCCACCACCGCACCCCGTGGCATACCGGTGAGACCTACACCGCCTACGATCACCGCGTCAGTGGTGCCAAAGCCCGTGAGGATGAAGCTGCCACTCAAGCAATCCTTGACGACATTAGTAAGAAGTGTCCAGGGAAACGTTGTGGGTGGAGGATCCAGAAGAGTGAGGGGTGTGATCATATGACGTGTAAGAAGTGCAAGTGGCAGTTTTGTTGGGAGTGTTTGGCGAGTCATAGGGAGATGAAGAGGGAGGGGAACACGGCGCATGAGAGGTGGTGTAAGTTTCATAGTAAGAATTTGGGGGTTGGTGGGGCGGTGGTCGTTAGTTGGCCCTTTAATGCGCATGCTTGA